A stretch of Acidobacteriota bacterium DNA encodes these proteins:
- a CDS encoding radical SAM protein has product MSASAPRSRDVHLIESALGRHVFVPDGSRLFDADSELFGQFSDAMGDGRVGELLDRVGLGGTPYIDDTPLTAPPVHALSLAIAQKCNLGCTYCYAQQGEFGGPAKNMSADLANQAADLLVDGAAPGARLNLAFLGGEPLVNRPVLQATTRRAAERAAARGVTLNFSITTNGTLLTEADAAFFEEFGFAVTISLDGPRDTHDANRPFKSGKGSFDRIMENLKPLFARQRQMQVTARVTVTPANIELRETLDQFVDAGFHSVGFSPMLAAPTGRGEMQPADLEIMLGEMIACGREFERRMLAGQRYPFANMVNALREIQRGTHRPYPCGAGAGYLGVSADGDLAACHRFVGDAEGAMGSLGAGVDEVRRSAWLADRHVHTQEPCRNCWARYMCGGGCHHEVISRGRPACDYIRGWLHYCLDAYLRLSPAGLGEDRRTPAEVS; this is encoded by the coding sequence ATGTCGGCGTCGGCGCCGCGGTCACGCGACGTTCACCTGATTGAGAGTGCGCTCGGCCGGCACGTGTTTGTCCCCGATGGCAGCCGGCTGTTCGATGCCGACTCCGAGCTCTTCGGCCAGTTCAGCGACGCGATGGGTGATGGACGCGTCGGCGAGTTGCTCGATCGTGTTGGCCTGGGCGGTACCCCCTACATCGATGACACCCCGCTGACCGCACCGCCGGTGCATGCGCTCTCGCTCGCCATCGCGCAGAAGTGCAATCTCGGCTGCACCTATTGCTACGCGCAGCAAGGGGAGTTCGGCGGCCCGGCCAAGAACATGTCGGCCGACCTCGCCAATCAGGCGGCCGATCTCCTGGTGGACGGAGCCGCGCCGGGGGCTCGCCTGAATCTCGCGTTTCTCGGTGGTGAACCTCTGGTCAACAGACCGGTGCTGCAGGCCACGACCCGACGGGCCGCCGAACGCGCCGCCGCGCGTGGTGTCACGCTGAACTTCTCGATCACCACCAACGGCACGCTGCTCACGGAAGCCGACGCAGCGTTTTTTGAGGAGTTCGGGTTCGCCGTCACGATCAGCCTGGATGGCCCGCGCGACACGCACGATGCCAATCGCCCCTTCAAGAGTGGGAAGGGCAGCTTCGACCGGATCATGGAGAATCTGAAGCCACTGTTCGCGCGCCAGCGCCAGATGCAGGTGACCGCGCGCGTGACAGTAACGCCGGCGAACATCGAGTTGCGCGAGACACTCGATCAGTTTGTGGACGCCGGGTTTCACAGCGTCGGCTTTTCGCCCATGCTGGCCGCTCCGACGGGGAGGGGCGAAATGCAGCCCGCCGATCTCGAGATCATGCTCGGCGAGATGATTGCGTGCGGCCGTGAGTTCGAACGCCGCATGCTGGCCGGTCAGCGTTACCCGTTCGCAAACATGGTGAATGCGTTGCGCGAAATTCAGCGCGGCACCCATCGTCCCTACCCGTGTGGCGCGGGCGCCGGCTATCTCGGTGTATCCGCCGACGGCGATCTCGCCGCATGCCACCGGTTCGTGGGCGATGCCGAGGGCGCAATGGGCTCACTCGGCGCTGGTGTGGATGAGGTGCGCCGATCGGCGTGGCTGGCCGATCGCCACGTCCACACCCAGGAACCGTGTCGGAACTGCTGGGCGCGCTACATGTGCGGAGGCGGGTGCCACCATGAGGTCATCAGCCGTGGGCGGCCCGCGTGCGACTACATCCGCGGGTGGCTGCACTATTGCCTCGACGCGTATTTGCGCCTCTCGCCCGCAGGCCTCGGGGAAGATCGGCGGACCCCGGCCGAGGTGTCGTAG
- a CDS encoding tryptophan 7-halogenase, with protein sequence MTPLSADVCVMGAGPAGCVMAARLAQLGLAVCLVERETFPRHHLGESLSPGVLPLLATIGARDTVEAAGFTPVRRVLSNWDGPLAERVDASEQGLLVDRGRFDALLADRARALGVEVMQPAVVREFAKDDDGWRLGVEAAGSLRHLRVRYLVDATGRAAALAGRRRRTGPKTVAVYAYWEGKRLPAQPRIGAGANEWYWGVPLPDGLYNTLVFVDGSSLGGRGRLARETRFHELLGRAGLMDGCDEPRMVGRVLLADATPYLDDECVTRTQIKIGDSALALDPLSSSGVQKAIQSALSGAVVVNTLLRKPENSDAAVRFYRESLAQASHRHRAWAAGHYASVAAREHSPFWTDRSIPVGSPQPYVPPAPPEEMTARIASGAPVQVSPDAELIEVPRLGSDFVALGPALHHPALDGPVAYLGGWELAPLLREVRPGMTPLQVVQSWAPGVPAESGLAIAGWMLGRGILIPQCES encoded by the coding sequence ATGACGCCGCTCTCCGCCGACGTATGTGTCATGGGCGCCGGTCCGGCCGGCTGCGTGATGGCCGCGCGACTCGCACAACTCGGTCTGGCCGTCTGCCTCGTCGAACGCGAGACGTTTCCCCGGCATCATCTGGGCGAGTCACTCAGTCCGGGCGTGCTTCCGTTGCTTGCGACCATCGGCGCACGCGACACGGTTGAAGCCGCCGGTTTCACGCCCGTGCGGCGCGTGTTGTCGAATTGGGACGGCCCACTCGCCGAACGCGTCGATGCGAGTGAGCAAGGCCTGCTCGTCGATCGCGGAAGGTTCGACGCGCTACTGGCAGACCGTGCGCGCGCGCTCGGTGTGGAGGTGATGCAACCGGCGGTGGTTCGCGAGTTCGCGAAGGACGATGACGGCTGGCGGCTAGGCGTTGAGGCCGCTGGGTCTCTCCGCCACCTACGCGTCCGATATCTCGTTGATGCCACAGGACGTGCCGCCGCTCTCGCGGGCCGCCGACGTCGAACGGGCCCGAAGACCGTTGCCGTGTACGCCTACTGGGAAGGGAAGCGCCTGCCGGCACAGCCGCGGATCGGCGCGGGCGCGAACGAGTGGTACTGGGGAGTGCCGCTCCCGGACGGCCTCTACAACACGCTTGTCTTTGTGGATGGCTCCAGCCTCGGCGGCCGGGGCCGACTGGCGCGTGAAACGCGCTTTCACGAACTGCTGGGCCGCGCCGGCTTGATGGACGGTTGTGACGAGCCCCGAATGGTGGGCCGGGTCCTGTTGGCGGACGCCACGCCGTATCTTGATGACGAGTGTGTGACGCGCACACAGATCAAGATCGGCGATTCCGCGCTCGCGCTCGATCCGCTCTCCTCGAGCGGCGTCCAGAAGGCGATTCAATCGGCCCTCTCCGGTGCGGTCGTCGTCAACACGCTGCTCCGCAAACCTGAGAACAGTGACGCCGCCGTCCGGTTTTATCGCGAGAGTCTTGCGCAGGCGTCGCATCGGCACCGTGCCTGGGCTGCGGGCCACTATGCCAGCGTGGCAGCGCGCGAGCACTCACCCTTCTGGACGGACCGGTCCATCCCTGTGGGCAGTCCACAGCCGTACGTTCCCCCTGCGCCTCCCGAAGAAATGACCGCGCGAATCGCGTCGGGCGCGCCGGTCCAGGTGTCGCCGGACGCCGAACTGATTGAAGTGCCACGGCTCGGCTCCGATTTCGTTGCGCTGGGGCCCGCGCTCCACCACCCGGCGCTGGATGGGCCAGTGGCGTACCTCGGCGGCTGGGAGCTGGCCCCCCTGCTTCGCGAGGTGCGTCCCGGTATGACGCCCCTGCAAGTGGTCCAGTCGTGGGCGCCGGGGGTTCCTGCGGAATCTGGACTGGCGATTGCCGGATGGATGCTCGGTCGTGGCATTCTGATACCGCAATGCGAATCGTGA
- a CDS encoding metallophosphoesterase has product MRIVALSDQHGHLPEIPPCDLLLVAGDVCPDRVGAEVASDHPDRQKDWFDAYARPWLAKAPARHKILTWGNHDWCGQACHFESGSPEAAEGQILVDAGTTVPRTGAGGGSISIWASPWTREFASWAFMKSPRELADVYAAIPEGTDILVTHQPPYRHGDRFDHPGSAGMEHLGSTELLEAIARIRPKLVVCGHLHGGHGRYVYEGVPIFNVSVVNDDYQMVRPPTVIDIPEW; this is encoded by the coding sequence ATGAGGATTGTGGCCCTGAGCGATCAGCACGGGCACCTGCCTGAGATTCCACCCTGCGACCTGCTGCTGGTGGCCGGGGATGTGTGTCCGGATCGCGTTGGAGCGGAGGTTGCGTCCGACCATCCCGATCGGCAGAAAGACTGGTTCGACGCGTACGCCAGGCCCTGGTTGGCCAAGGCGCCAGCCAGACACAAGATCCTCACGTGGGGCAATCACGACTGGTGCGGGCAGGCATGTCACTTCGAGAGCGGTTCGCCCGAGGCGGCTGAGGGCCAGATTCTTGTGGATGCCGGCACGACCGTTCCTCGCACCGGCGCCGGCGGGGGCTCGATTTCAATCTGGGCCTCGCCTTGGACGCGCGAGTTTGCCTCATGGGCGTTCATGAAGTCGCCGCGCGAGCTCGCTGACGTCTACGCGGCGATTCCGGAAGGCACCGACATCCTGGTCACGCACCAACCGCCCTACCGGCATGGCGACCGGTTTGACCATCCCGGCTCCGCAGGGATGGAGCACCTCGGCAGTACCGAGCTGCTTGAGGCCATCGCGCGCATCAGGCCGAAGCTGGTGGTGTGCGGCCACCTGCACGGCGGCCACGGCCGCTACGTGTATGAAGGCGTACCCATCTTCAACGTCAGCGTGGTGAACGACGACTACCAGATGGTGCGGCCGCCCACTGTGATCGATATTCCGGAGTGGTGA
- a CDS encoding protein kinase, which produces MDPLTWNLFRRCRPLSGLSDLAMREMFAAAEERAYQPEALMMRQGDPADGLLILLEGTAHAQLQDQSGGHLLGRFRGGDIVGEMALVTREARTADVIADSPVRALLVPTASFDALAVRHLELGLVLTKLVADRLGRSFHDGFGDKRIEGFRILQSIGRGGMSVVYQAEEVATGDIVALKMMSYRLIYDAAALARFHQESALHQSLDHENIAKLKRLFPAYRTYFLVMELCDGMDLRRMVKLRGRLPEPQVRAILGQLACALEYVHGRGLVHRDLKPANVMITREGRVKLTDFGLAVPIALPGDDETGAAEEFVMGTPAFMAPEQLDRGRLDRRTDVYALGCLAFELLTGRHLFNAKNLFGLVQEKAELHLPPAADIGDGVSDELYDFMSRALRVNPDERPDTLSALVPWAATCDPPPSTVADEGAGDDPTV; this is translated from the coding sequence ATGGACCCGCTGACCTGGAATCTGTTTCGCCGTTGCCGGCCGCTCTCGGGCCTGTCGGACCTCGCCATGCGCGAGATGTTTGCGGCAGCCGAAGAACGCGCGTATCAGCCCGAAGCGCTGATGATGCGGCAAGGGGACCCCGCCGACGGTCTCCTGATTCTGCTTGAAGGCACCGCGCATGCGCAGCTCCAGGACCAGTCCGGCGGCCACTTGCTCGGCCGCTTCAGGGGCGGCGACATCGTGGGTGAGATGGCGCTGGTCACGCGCGAGGCGCGGACCGCGGATGTGATTGCGGATTCACCCGTCAGGGCGCTCCTTGTTCCCACGGCCTCGTTTGATGCACTGGCCGTACGGCACCTTGAGCTGGGCCTGGTGCTGACGAAGCTCGTTGCGGATCGCCTCGGCCGCAGCTTTCATGACGGGTTCGGCGACAAGCGCATCGAGGGCTTCCGCATCCTGCAGAGCATCGGCCGCGGCGGCATGTCGGTGGTCTATCAGGCTGAAGAGGTGGCCACCGGCGACATCGTCGCGCTCAAGATGATGAGCTACCGGCTCATCTATGATGCGGCCGCATTGGCGCGCTTTCACCAGGAGTCCGCGCTTCATCAGAGCCTGGATCACGAGAACATCGCGAAACTCAAGCGGTTGTTCCCCGCCTACCGTACGTATTTCCTGGTGATGGAATTGTGCGATGGGATGGACCTGCGCCGCATGGTCAAACTGCGCGGGCGGCTGCCTGAGCCGCAGGTGAGGGCGATCCTTGGCCAACTCGCCTGCGCGCTCGAGTATGTGCACGGTCGCGGCTTGGTGCATCGCGACCTCAAGCCCGCCAACGTGATGATCACGCGCGAGGGCCGCGTGAAACTCACAGACTTCGGACTCGCCGTGCCGATCGCGTTGCCCGGTGATGACGAGACGGGAGCGGCCGAGGAATTTGTGATGGGGACGCCGGCGTTCATGGCGCCCGAGCAGCTCGATCGCGGCCGCCTCGATCGACGCACCGATGTGTATGCGCTCGGGTGCCTGGCGTTTGAACTGCTGACGGGCCGGCACCTGTTCAACGCGAAGAACCTGTTTGGCCTGGTGCAGGAGAAGGCGGAACTGCACCTGCCGCCCGCGGCCGACATCGGTGACGGCGTCAGCGACGAGCTCTACGACTTCATGTCACGCGCGCTGCGGGTGAATCCCGACGAGCGGCCCGACACACTCAGTGCGCTCGTGCCGTGGGCAGCGACGTGCGATCCGCCACCCTCGACCGTCGCCGACGAAGGCGCCGGCGACGACCCCACGGTGTGA
- a CDS encoding nuclear transport factor 2 family protein, which translates to MSKKAASKFPPAIVRAHKNYVNAINSNDIDRVMANYDKDAVVMQPDGPLVKGHGPLRKWVADYFYGYKTHWVKISKVMWMAGDYGFDQGHDTAVDKPIKRNKAGKIIGYGKPIKQNVKGILVYKRQSNGEYKVYRDIWNNNVAPKG; encoded by the coding sequence ATGAGCAAAAAAGCCGCCAGCAAGTTTCCGCCCGCCATCGTCAGGGCACACAAGAACTACGTCAATGCGATCAACTCCAACGATATCGACCGCGTGATGGCCAACTACGACAAAGACGCCGTGGTGATGCAGCCGGATGGCCCGCTCGTCAAAGGGCACGGCCCCCTGCGGAAATGGGTGGCCGACTACTTCTACGGCTACAAGACCCACTGGGTGAAGATCTCGAAGGTGATGTGGATGGCCGGCGACTACGGCTTCGACCAGGGCCACGACACGGCCGTGGACAAGCCGATCAAGCGTAACAAGGCCGGCAAGATCATCGGCTACGGCAAGCCGATCAAGCAGAACGTCAAGGGCATCCTGGTCTACAAGCGCCAGAGCAACGGCGAGTACAAGGTGTACCGCGACATCTGGAACAACAACGTCGCGCCCAAAGGCTGA
- a CDS encoding AAA family ATPase — protein sequence MTRTAEWLKHVGLEKYAPLFAEHEITFDVLPHLTQSDIDQLGLPTGPRRRLMVEIQALAAAGQPAVVEAPAAVDVSPAVSRGAERRQLTVMFCDLVGSTSLAERMDPEELRELMQTYRKACGDVAARYEGHVAQYLGDGLMVYFGWPLAHEDDAQRGVHAALEMVQAVKDIAAVQPLAVRIGLATGPVVVGEASREGHTEANLAVGETPNLAARLQGLAAAHEVVIAPATRRLIRDGFALTDLGTRTIKGFAEPIQAWRVDAVHRTKGRFEAAHGGTELSPLIGRDEEIALLLRRWQEAAHGDGQVVLIGGEAGIGKSRLSQALRKRITGPHTVIRYQCSPYHLNSALYPFIEQFEFLAGFSRDDSADQKLDKMEAALVGTAEEIAEAAPLVAEVLSLPTTRYPALKLSPQKQKEKILDALSSQLEARARRVPVLMLFEDVHWVDPTSQELLEVLVPKIQNFPLLLVTTYRPEHAPPWAGQRGVTTLTLNRLGRPQVAQLVDKVTEGRALPPEVLAEILSHTDGVPLFVEELTKSVLESGLLSEHDGQYTLLAPLGALAIPTSLRDSLAARLDRLAPVKEIAQIGACIGREFSYDLISRVSTLTGERLEAALERLAEAGLVIRRGTPPDANYTFKHALMQDAAYDSLLKSRRSQLHAMIARVLATDFASRVAHEPEWLAHHYTQAGDVAAAVPLWRDAGELAIKRVALVEAVAHFQKGLALLNQLPPSGDRDAIELTIREKLNAAWAGLRGWAASEIDANSAAILRLATSQHNTRSLLLGLWWIWTSTITQGRIADSLPWAQRLLDEGRDTGDLDLQIFGHATVMVPRFFKGQLAEARRHLDRVLELYDPQRAEQWIELTGHDLRTFVEVYGCQLLWMQGYPDQAMQMSDRSGAHARSVGHAFNLAWALTFSAYTFVYRREPDRLLDRLDEVDRLAREQGIAFIYQVSAPQATGLAHLQSGRPADAARLLRTGIESWTSRGGHARVPFLRSALAEALALQGDLDTALNLIDECIDQIERPAWHERLWLPEILRLKGWMLMRQGRDDEAEVALRGSIETAIEQQAKSWELRGATTLATLLARRGQREDARALLAPVFGWFTEGFETRDLRDAKALLDTLNS from the coding sequence GTGACCCGCACCGCGGAGTGGCTGAAGCACGTCGGCCTCGAGAAATACGCCCCACTCTTCGCCGAACACGAGATCACGTTCGACGTCCTGCCCCACCTCACGCAATCCGATATCGACCAGCTCGGTCTTCCCACCGGGCCGCGGCGGCGGCTGATGGTCGAGATCCAGGCGTTGGCCGCGGCGGGGCAACCGGCGGTCGTGGAGGCTCCGGCAGCGGTCGATGTGTCTCCGGCCGTCTCACGTGGGGCCGAGCGCCGCCAACTCACCGTGATGTTCTGCGACCTTGTGGGATCGACATCCCTGGCCGAACGGATGGACCCCGAGGAACTGCGCGAGTTGATGCAGACCTACCGCAAGGCCTGCGGCGACGTGGCCGCGCGGTACGAAGGACACGTCGCCCAGTACCTGGGCGACGGGCTGATGGTCTATTTCGGCTGGCCGTTGGCACATGAAGACGACGCCCAGCGCGGTGTGCACGCCGCTCTGGAAATGGTCCAGGCGGTGAAGGACATTGCCGCCGTGCAGCCACTGGCCGTGCGCATCGGCCTGGCCACCGGCCCGGTGGTCGTGGGCGAGGCGTCTCGTGAAGGCCATACCGAGGCCAACCTTGCCGTGGGTGAAACACCGAACCTGGCGGCGCGCCTGCAGGGACTTGCCGCGGCTCATGAAGTGGTCATCGCGCCGGCGACCCGGCGGCTGATCCGCGACGGATTTGCGCTCACCGATCTCGGGACGCGCACGATCAAGGGCTTCGCCGAACCGATACAGGCCTGGCGCGTGGATGCCGTGCATCGAACGAAAGGGCGCTTCGAGGCTGCGCACGGTGGCACTGAACTGTCGCCACTGATCGGCCGCGACGAAGAAATCGCGCTCCTGTTGCGCCGATGGCAGGAGGCGGCCCACGGCGACGGGCAGGTGGTGCTGATTGGCGGAGAGGCCGGCATCGGCAAGTCGCGACTCAGCCAGGCGTTGCGCAAACGCATCACGGGGCCGCACACCGTGATCCGCTACCAGTGCTCGCCCTATCACCTGAACTCGGCGCTCTACCCGTTCATCGAACAGTTCGAGTTCCTGGCGGGCTTCTCGCGCGACGACAGCGCCGACCAGAAACTCGACAAGATGGAAGCCGCACTGGTGGGCACTGCGGAGGAGATAGCCGAAGCAGCCCCTCTCGTAGCAGAAGTGCTGTCACTACCGACGACGCGATACCCCGCCCTGAAGCTCTCGCCGCAGAAGCAAAAGGAGAAAATCCTTGACGCCCTGTCGAGCCAGCTGGAAGCGCGGGCGAGACGCGTGCCGGTCCTGATGTTGTTTGAAGACGTGCATTGGGTGGACCCCACCAGCCAGGAACTGCTTGAGGTCCTGGTGCCGAAGATCCAGAACTTCCCACTGCTGCTCGTCACCACGTACCGGCCCGAGCATGCGCCGCCGTGGGCAGGCCAGCGCGGCGTCACCACGCTCACGCTCAATCGACTGGGCCGGCCGCAGGTGGCGCAGTTGGTAGACAAGGTCACCGAAGGCCGCGCACTGCCGCCCGAAGTGCTCGCCGAAATCCTGTCGCACACCGATGGCGTGCCGCTGTTTGTGGAAGAGCTCACCAAGTCGGTGCTGGAATCAGGTCTGCTGTCAGAACACGACGGCCAGTACACCCTGCTTGCGCCCCTGGGTGCGCTCGCGATTCCCACTTCGTTGCGCGACTCGCTGGCCGCCCGCTTGGATCGACTGGCGCCCGTCAAGGAAATTGCGCAAATTGGCGCGTGCATCGGACGAGAGTTTTCCTACGACCTGATCTCACGCGTCTCAACGCTCACCGGTGAACGCCTCGAAGCGGCGCTCGAACGACTCGCCGAAGCCGGCCTGGTCATTCGCCGCGGCACTCCGCCGGACGCCAATTACACCTTCAAACACGCGTTGATGCAGGACGCCGCCTACGATTCACTGCTCAAGAGCCGGCGCAGCCAGCTGCACGCGATGATTGCGCGCGTCCTCGCGACGGACTTTGCGAGCCGCGTGGCCCACGAGCCGGAATGGCTCGCGCACCACTACACACAAGCCGGCGATGTGGCGGCGGCCGTCCCCCTCTGGCGCGACGCCGGCGAACTCGCCATCAAACGTGTGGCCCTGGTGGAAGCGGTCGCCCACTTCCAGAAAGGGCTGGCGCTGCTCAACCAGCTGCCACCATCAGGAGACCGCGACGCGATCGAACTCACCATCCGCGAGAAGTTGAACGCGGCCTGGGCCGGACTGCGCGGATGGGCCGCCTCAGAGATCGATGCCAATTCCGCAGCGATTCTCAGGCTGGCAACCAGCCAGCACAACACACGAAGCCTGCTGCTGGGCCTCTGGTGGATCTGGACGAGTACGATCACGCAGGGCCGCATCGCCGATTCACTGCCATGGGCCCAACGCCTGCTCGATGAAGGCCGCGACACCGGCGACCTGGATTTGCAGATCTTCGGACACGCCACCGTGATGGTGCCCCGATTCTTCAAGGGGCAGCTTGCCGAGGCGCGTCGGCACCTGGACCGCGTGCTGGAGCTGTACGACCCGCAACGCGCCGAGCAATGGATTGAGCTGACCGGCCACGACCTGCGGACGTTTGTGGAAGTGTATGGCTGCCAGCTCCTCTGGATGCAGGGCTACCCGGACCAGGCCATGCAGATGAGCGACCGCAGCGGCGCGCACGCCCGCTCGGTCGGCCACGCCTTCAACCTGGCCTGGGCCCTCACATTCAGCGCCTACACCTTCGTCTATCGGCGCGAGCCCGATCGGCTCCTCGACAGACTCGACGAAGTTGATCGCCTGGCCCGCGAACAGGGCATCGCGTTCATCTATCAGGTGTCTGCGCCGCAAGCCACGGGCCTGGCGCACCTGCAGTCAGGACGGCCGGCGGACGCGGCCCGCCTGCTCCGCACGGGCATCGAAAGCTGGACGAGCCGCGGTGGTCACGCACGCGTCCCGTTTCTCAGGTCGGCGCTCGCTGAAGCGCTGGCGCTGCAGGGGGATCTCGATACGGCGCTCAACCTCATCGACGAGTGTATCGATCAGATCGAACGGCCCGCCTGGCACGAGCGCCTCTGGCTGCCGGAAATCCTCCGTCTCAAGGGCTGGATGCTGATGCGCCAGGGCCGCGACGATGAGGCGGAAGTCGCGCTGCGTGGGTCGATTGAGACCGCCATCGAGCAACAGGCGAAGTCGTGGGAACTGCGCGGCGCCACGACGCTGGCGACCCTGCTGGCGCGGCGCGGGCAACGCGAGGACGCGCGCGCGCTGCTGGCCCCCGTCTTCGGGTGGTTCACGGAAGGTTTCGAGACACGGGACCTCAGGGACGCGAAAGCGCTGCTCGACACATTGAATAGTTGA
- a CDS encoding energy transducer TonB: MRTSSQLQFWCCILMGVATLSACRQADEVPTIAQASGAGQSGIDAQRCVYRGNGFRSGVHPPREVHRVEPDLSDLPPLAGEHVAIIEVRIDAAGLVTESCMLRGVREDVDRKAVEAVKAWRFEPARLLVATNDMGSGGRLEAGTAVPVFATVTMELGHR, translated from the coding sequence ATGCGGACTTCAAGTCAACTCCAGTTCTGGTGCTGCATCCTGATGGGAGTGGCCACACTCTCCGCATGCCGACAAGCGGATGAAGTCCCAACGATTGCGCAAGCGTCAGGCGCTGGTCAGTCGGGCATCGACGCGCAAAGGTGCGTCTACCGCGGGAATGGGTTTCGGTCTGGCGTGCACCCACCGCGCGAGGTCCATCGAGTGGAGCCAGACTTATCCGACTTGCCGCCGCTCGCCGGAGAACACGTCGCCATCATCGAGGTTCGAATCGATGCGGCCGGACTGGTCACGGAGAGTTGTATGCTGCGTGGGGTTCGCGAAGACGTGGATCGCAAGGCAGTGGAAGCCGTCAAGGCTTGGCGGTTTGAGCCAGCCCGTTTGCTAGTCGCTACAAATGACATGGGGAGTGGCGGGCGACTTGAAGCCGGGACGGCGGTACCCGTGTTCGCGACGGTCACGATGGAGCTTGGCCACCGGTGA
- a CDS encoding SRPBCC domain-containing protein, whose amino-acid sequence MADILQDFPIQVPPHRVFEGVSQPAMLDQWWTLRSSGQPLVGSVYELDFGPNYLWHAVVTVAQPGAAFELRLVDADRDWTNTIVGFDLTASGTGTIVRFRHLGWPEPNEHYRTSCHCWALYLRILRRHLEVGEAVPYDRRLDV is encoded by the coding sequence GTGGCAGACATTCTTCAGGACTTCCCGATTCAGGTACCACCGCACCGAGTATTCGAGGGCGTCAGCCAGCCCGCCATGCTCGATCAGTGGTGGACCCTTCGATCAAGCGGGCAGCCCTTAGTCGGATCGGTGTATGAGCTCGACTTCGGGCCGAACTATCTCTGGCATGCGGTCGTGACCGTTGCTCAACCGGGTGCCGCCTTTGAATTACGGCTGGTCGACGCCGACCGCGACTGGACCAACACCATCGTCGGATTCGATCTGACGGCATCTGGAACCGGCACGATAGTGCGGTTCCGCCATCTCGGCTGGCCCGAACCCAACGAACACTACCGGACCTCATGCCACTGCTGGGCCCTGTACCTTCGAATACTGCGGCGCCATTTGGAGGTCGGCGAAGCTGTCCCATACGACAGGCGTCTCGATGTTTGA
- a CDS encoding nucleotidyltransferase family protein, producing MLTRHETEARLTAVAPEIRALGVVRLALFGSVLRDQARPDSDVDFLVQFAPGQKTFNHFEALADLLERQLGHRVELVTTEALSPYLGPRILAEARDVLRAA from the coding sequence GTGCTGACACGTCATGAAACCGAAGCGCGGCTGACCGCCGTGGCGCCGGAGATTCGTGCGCTCGGGGTGGTCCGGTTGGCGCTCTTCGGATCCGTCCTACGCGATCAGGCGCGGCCCGACAGTGATGTCGACTTCCTTGTCCAGTTCGCGCCCGGCCAGAAGACCTTCAACCATTTCGAAGCCCTGGCAGACCTGCTTGAGCGGCAGCTCGGACATCGGGTTGAACTCGTGACGACAGAAGCGTTGTCGCCCTACCTGGGGCCGCGCATTCTCGCCGAGGCCAGAGATGTCCTTCGAGCCGCGTGA
- a CDS encoding DUF86 domain-containing protein: MSFEPRDYLRHIQVEIDYLITKSDGVVLDRFLDDPTLQRAFVRSLEIIGEAAKRVPETFRAEHPQVAWRGIAGMRDRLIHGYFGVDYTLVWDVVTTRIPELRDQISSILKA; the protein is encoded by the coding sequence ATGTCCTTCGAGCCGCGTGACTATCTCCGGCATATCCAAGTCGAGATCGACTACCTGATCACGAAGAGCGACGGCGTCGTACTGGACCGTTTTCTCGACGACCCCACGCTGCAGCGCGCCTTCGTTCGCAGTCTTGAAATCATTGGCGAGGCGGCCAAGCGTGTTCCAGAGACATTTCGTGCCGAGCATCCGCAGGTCGCCTGGCGCGGCATTGCCGGCATGCGCGACCGCTTGATTCACGGGTATTTCGGCGTGGACTACACCCTGGTCTGGGACGTGGTCACCACAAGGATCCCGGAATTGCGGGATCAGATCTCATCGATACTCAAGGCCTAA
- a CDS encoding helix-turn-helix transcriptional regulator — protein MRTEKKRQLERAGWVVGDAGDFLGLSAEERRFIDAKLALADGLRRRRERLGLTQSALAERLGSSQSRVAKMEAAHRTVSTDLLLRSLFRLGASPTDVARLLAAKTPVHAA, from the coding sequence ATGCGCACTGAGAAGAAACGGCAATTGGAACGCGCCGGTTGGGTCGTCGGCGACGCCGGAGATTTTCTCGGATTGTCGGCCGAGGAGCGCCGATTCATTGATGCGAAACTGGCCCTCGCAGACGGACTCCGGCGTCGTCGGGAACGACTCGGATTGACGCAGTCTGCGCTCGCGGAACGATTGGGATCCAGTCAGTCCCGTGTGGCGAAAATGGAGGCGGCTCACCGAACGGTCAGCACCGACCTCTTGTTGCGTTCGCTGTTTCGACTGGGTGCTAGTCCCACGGATGTGGCCCGCCTTCTTGCCGCGAAGACCCCGGTTCACGCAGCCTAA